A region from the Citrobacter koseri ATCC BAA-895 genome encodes:
- a CDS encoding site-specific integrase codes for MFQTLKKLQENQYSVFETKDCNFKVNFAHSKWKISESITLNIDSLRMIVSAFMPIKTTLAYFAINYSASYTKKMFYAIKHYIRVINKDDSLLSKDCIQYYYKNVSSSDYTHAETLKYFFMKISDIYPSLFSAESIIFITNVKVKKAYTSKHIKTHDYKRGPFSDSQLKVIIDSVEKAHREEKVSLSNYLLLILIAYSGRRPMQISQLEVGDLFNSNGEYYLNVPRIKQRNGYRKEFRKVQIPEELFRQLTFLVEAVISLVSETLNLELSEKQKRKLPIFINTYLFKNKCVELSMIDNGGLKLTPYAITLKIRNTINRAINKPQDYLGVINSRRFRYSLGTKSAQLGYSPSLIANVLDHSSINSVMSYIENTAENGKKINESVNDLMKPLANKFIEGKELERELNSLKNLIDKYYERCKRTFFDNNELLLVKNEIDDLINSI; via the coding sequence ATGTTTCAAACCTTAAAAAAACTTCAAGAAAATCAATATTCGGTTTTTGAAACCAAAGATTGTAACTTCAAAGTAAATTTTGCGCATTCCAAGTGGAAGATAAGTGAAAGTATAACATTGAACATTGATTCTTTAAGAATGATCGTTAGTGCATTCATGCCTATCAAAACCACTTTGGCATATTTCGCTATAAATTATAGTGCCAGTTATACTAAGAAAATGTTTTATGCAATAAAGCATTATATTAGGGTAATTAACAAGGATGATAGCTTGCTATCTAAGGATTGCATACAGTATTACTATAAAAATGTTAGCTCATCGGATTACACACATGCCGAGACACTGAAATACTTTTTTATGAAAATTAGTGATATTTATCCATCTCTGTTTTCGGCTGAATCAATCATATTCATTACTAATGTTAAAGTTAAAAAAGCATACACAAGCAAGCATATAAAGACACATGATTACAAAAGAGGTCCATTTAGTGATTCTCAACTTAAAGTAATAATCGATTCTGTAGAAAAAGCACACAGGGAAGAGAAGGTTAGCTTATCTAACTACCTACTATTAATCCTTATTGCATATTCCGGGCGGCGACCAATGCAAATATCACAACTTGAAGTTGGTGATCTCTTCAATTCCAATGGCGAGTACTATCTAAATGTTCCAAGGATTAAACAACGAAATGGATATAGAAAAGAGTTTAGAAAAGTACAAATACCAGAAGAGCTTTTCAGACAGTTGACCTTTCTCGTTGAAGCTGTGATTTCTCTGGTAAGTGAAACATTAAATTTAGAGTTAAGTGAAAAACAAAAGAGAAAACTTCCTATTTTTATAAATACATATCTTTTTAAAAATAAATGTGTAGAGCTAAGTATGATTGATAATGGTGGATTAAAACTTACTCCATATGCAATAACCCTAAAAATCAGAAATACTATAAATCGCGCAATAAATAAACCTCAAGACTATCTGGGTGTTATAAACTCACGTAGATTTAGATACTCATTAGGAACCAAATCTGCGCAATTGGGATACAGCCCTTCACTTATTGCAAATGTTTTGGACCATTCTTCAATTAATTCTGTTATGAGTTATATAGAAAATACAGCAGAAAATGGTAAGAAAATAAATGAATCCGTAAACGATTTAATGAAACCTTTGGCAAATAAATTTATTGAGGGTAAAGAACTTGAAAGGGAATTGAATTCTTTGAAGAACTTGATTGATAAATATTACGAAAGATGCAAAAGAACATTTTTTGATAATAATGAATTATTGTTAGTCAAAAATGAAATAGATGATCTTATCAATAGTATTTAG
- a CDS encoding tyrosine-type recombinase/integrase, whose amino-acid sequence MTLKYRIKRLKNKDGIRSCIIINESNGLPLVYPNLYMSVISRTNNYSFSTMEAIANALLLFERYNADINVEAFNTVNLDIEKLVSNKGYLFGLMNALTYRKDLGNVTSILKEQHVSKRALYFKIMTIENYVKWFFDNIAINNIDSSRYETISRAFDFIKPRIENGKNYNIESESKSLTNEQVTTLTGMVSVKSKINPFSEHVRFRNNLIIEILLETGIRGGELLNIKLVDFDYVHKSLCIVRRPDDQNEPRLRQPLVKTLERKIPLSIELTELIQNYISDFRGKQCHAGEHDYLLVTHSSKGQLGHALTISGYQKIFEQIRKNSNVLSDIVGHSLRHTWNVKFSEMMLMNSNSQEYITYEKVRNYLMGWKKNSTTSDIYNQAFIAQESRKIMAVINPLKTIIEDKSNVSNLKKTSRKSIFGF is encoded by the coding sequence ATGACTTTGAAATATAGAATAAAAAGATTGAAGAATAAAGATGGTATCAGGAGTTGTATAATTATTAATGAGAGCAACGGATTACCCCTGGTTTATCCGAACCTGTATATGAGTGTTATTTCGCGTACAAATAACTATTCATTTTCAACAATGGAAGCAATAGCAAATGCTTTGCTTTTATTTGAAAGATACAATGCTGATATTAATGTGGAAGCTTTTAATACAGTAAATCTTGATATCGAAAAACTTGTCTCGAACAAAGGGTACTTATTCGGCTTAATGAATGCACTCACATACAGAAAAGACTTAGGAAATGTTACAAGCATTCTTAAAGAACAACATGTCTCTAAAAGAGCCCTTTATTTCAAGATAATGACAATTGAAAATTACGTCAAATGGTTTTTTGATAACATTGCTATCAATAATATTGACTCTTCTCGTTATGAAACAATCAGTCGAGCATTTGATTTTATAAAGCCAAGAATAGAGAACGGAAAGAATTACAATATTGAAAGCGAAAGCAAATCATTGACAAATGAGCAAGTTACAACTTTGACTGGTATGGTAAGTGTTAAATCTAAGATTAATCCATTTTCGGAGCATGTAAGGTTTCGAAATAATCTAATAATTGAAATTTTGTTAGAGACAGGTATTAGGGGAGGGGAGCTACTTAATATTAAGTTGGTTGATTTTGACTATGTCCACAAAAGTCTATGCATAGTAAGAAGGCCAGATGATCAAAACGAACCACGATTAAGGCAACCATTGGTTAAAACTTTAGAAAGAAAAATACCATTGAGTATAGAATTGACTGAGTTAATACAGAATTATATTAGTGATTTCAGAGGTAAGCAGTGTCATGCAGGGGAGCATGACTATCTGCTTGTTACTCATAGCAGTAAAGGTCAATTAGGTCATGCATTAACTATTTCAGGTTATCAGAAAATTTTCGAACAAATTAGGAAAAATAGTAATGTATTGAGCGATATTGTGGGGCATTCGCTAAGACATACTTGGAATGTGAAATTCTCAGAAATGATGCTCATGAATTCGAACTCTCAGGAATATATTACTTATGAGAAAGTAAGAAATTATCTTATGGGGTGGAAAAAGAATAGTACAACCTCAGATATCTATAACCAAGCATTTATAGCACAAGAGAGCCGAAAAATAATGGCTGTTATTAATCCACTAAAAACTATAATAGAGGATAAGTCTAATGTTTCAAACCTTAAAAAAACTTCAAGAAAATCAATATTCGGTTTTTGA
- a CDS encoding helix-turn-helix transcriptional regulator: MNNQATRLIRLPEVLERTGYGKAWIYRLINDGKFPAPVKIGSRAVAFVESEIDAWIQSVIETSRNKVA; the protein is encoded by the coding sequence AACCCGCCTCATACGCCTACCAGAAGTTCTCGAACGAACTGGCTACGGAAAAGCATGGATCTATCGTCTGATCAACGATGGCAAGTTTCCTGCTCCTGTCAAAATTGGAAGTCGTGCAGTAGCTTTCGTTGAAAGTGAGATTGATGCCTGGATTCAGTCTGTAATCGAAACAAGCCGCAATAAAGTTGCTTAA